A single region of the Erythrobacter sp. genome encodes:
- a CDS encoding GMC family oxidoreductase has protein sequence MSEYDYVIVGGGSAGCVLANRLTEDGKSRVLLLEAGGSDASLLVRVPAAIVKLIGNPRYDWGFHVEPDPTRHARRDYWPAGRVLGGSSSINGMLYVRGARGDFDQWAAAGNKGWAFDDVEHCFRRMEACAFPVGEERGREGPQVVDRLRTVHPLAAPFIAAAEAAGMPANADYNGETQEGIGPPQLTQNRGRRWSAADGYLKPAKGRSNLTVLTGAQAREIVFEGRRAVGVRYMRKGREDIARAGREVILSAGALQSPKLLMLSGIGPAQQLADHGIAPLIDQRHVGANLMEHPSSQLSFAVDTRTFNQEINSARVALHGLRWLVQRRGPATSPYPHAVGFFRSGAGTNRPDVQLMFGPFGFELTPEGVTPSKKPMVTLVVGLSYARSTGTLALRSADWREPPRIALDMLSDARDIADLTAAARFARAIMREGAIAPRVKGEIAPGPEVETDDEWEDYLRRTTDPTYHPVGTCRMAPTAGADASGGVVDPRLVVHGAEGLRVVDASVFPAHVSGNTNGAVLMVAERAAEFILSDRG, from the coding sequence GTGAGCGAATACGACTACGTCATCGTCGGCGGCGGTTCGGCGGGCTGCGTCCTTGCCAATCGCCTCACCGAGGACGGGAAGAGCCGCGTTCTCCTGCTCGAAGCGGGTGGGAGCGATGCCTCGCTGCTGGTCCGCGTCCCCGCCGCGATCGTGAAGCTGATCGGCAATCCGCGCTACGACTGGGGTTTCCACGTCGAGCCCGACCCGACCCGGCACGCTCGGCGCGATTACTGGCCGGCGGGCCGCGTGCTGGGCGGGTCGTCCTCGATCAACGGGATGCTCTACGTGCGCGGCGCGCGGGGGGATTTCGACCAATGGGCGGCGGCGGGGAACAAGGGCTGGGCGTTCGACGATGTGGAGCACTGTTTCCGCCGGATGGAAGCCTGCGCCTTCCCGGTCGGAGAGGAACGGGGCCGCGAAGGCCCGCAGGTGGTGGACCGCCTTCGCACCGTCCACCCGCTCGCCGCGCCCTTCATCGCCGCCGCCGAGGCCGCCGGGATGCCCGCCAATGCCGACTACAACGGCGAGACGCAGGAGGGCATCGGCCCGCCCCAGCTCACCCAGAACCGGGGGCGGCGCTGGAGCGCGGCGGACGGATACCTGAAGCCCGCCAAGGGTCGCTCCAACCTCACCGTGCTGACCGGCGCGCAGGCGCGGGAAATCGTCTTCGAGGGCAGGCGCGCGGTCGGCGTGCGCTATATGCGAAAGGGCCGCGAGGACATCGCGCGCGCCGGCCGCGAGGTGATCCTGTCGGCGGGCGCGCTGCAATCGCCCAAGCTGCTGATGCTGTCGGGCATCGGGCCTGCGCAGCAACTTGCCGACCACGGCATCGCGCCGCTCATCGACCAGCGCCACGTCGGCGCGAACCTGATGGAGCATCCCAGCAGCCAGCTTTCCTTCGCGGTCGACACGCGCACTTTCAACCAGGAGATCAACTCCGCCCGCGTCGCGCTCCACGGCCTTCGCTGGCTGGTGCAGCGGCGCGGGCCCGCGACCAGTCCCTATCCGCACGCGGTCGGTTTCTTCCGCTCGGGCGCGGGCACGAACAGGCCCGACGTGCAGCTTATGTTCGGCCCCTTCGGCTTCGAGCTGACCCCCGAGGGCGTGACCCCGTCGAAAAAGCCGATGGTGACGCTGGTGGTGGGCCTGTCCTATGCGCGCAGCACCGGCACGCTTGCGCTGCGCTCCGCCGACTGGCGCGAGCCGCCGCGCATCGCGCTCGATATGCTCTCCGACGCGCGCGACATCGCCGACCTCACCGCCGCGGCGCGCTTTGCCCGCGCAATCATGCGAGAGGGCGCGATCGCGCCCCGCGTCAAGGGGGAAATCGCGCCCGGACCCGAGGTCGAAACCGACGACGAGTGGGAAGATTACCTGCGCCGCACCACGGACCCGACCTATCACCCGGTCGGAACCTGCCGCATGGCGCCCACGGCAGGCGCCGACGCGAGTGGGGGCGTGGTCGACCCGCGCCTCGTCGTCCATGGGGCCGAGGGGCTCCGCGTGGTCGATGCCTCCGTCTTTCCCGCCCATGTCAGCGGCAACACCAATGGCGCGGTGCTGATGGTGGCCGAGCGGGCGGCCGAATTCATCCTGTCGGACCGCGGCTGA
- a CDS encoding DUF1838 family protein, producing the protein MHRRDFLAGSTAAAAAGLTLTPGMAQAMEKMGGKAGSMDRSLTGDFLDLTKPEGNREAWARLLGNTDTQSTKYGFAEGIIQGVRPNEALRDLVGFTMVSCARLLPHEDGVGYRKVLREIGFYTDIKTGEILTEWENPYMGETVKVVPIANDPFNHTITNFYPEPPSYGGLNKDKPPKIPLMLDFRRRGDLLNLFSHINLFYPSALQPSQWPRESSGEFNRVTETFLYFIDWNEMQNPDITSVEYNGTWSRVTPWLPWMLMGPSEGHCVYQTFMGAVDSIDKLPNPATVEYIRENHPKYLEAPEKWEEPSLSSLEWYARQQSPAPLPASGEIPMAPTAELPEWWQRMKAARAAGQGG; encoded by the coding sequence ATGCATCGCAGAGACTTCCTCGCAGGCAGCACCGCCGCAGCCGCCGCCGGCCTCACGCTCACCCCCGGCATGGCGCAGGCCATGGAGAAGATGGGGGGCAAGGCGGGGTCGATGGACCGATCGCTGACCGGCGATTTCCTCGACCTGACCAAGCCCGAAGGCAACCGCGAAGCCTGGGCGCGCCTGCTCGGCAACACCGACACGCAGTCGACCAAGTACGGTTTCGCCGAAGGCATCATCCAGGGCGTGCGCCCGAACGAGGCGCTGCGCGACCTCGTCGGCTTCACCATGGTGTCGTGCGCGCGCCTGCTCCCGCACGAGGACGGGGTGGGCTATCGCAAGGTTCTGCGCGAAATCGGCTTCTACACCGACATCAAGACGGGCGAGATCCTGACCGAATGGGAAAACCCCTACATGGGCGAGACGGTCAAGGTCGTGCCGATCGCCAATGACCCGTTCAACCACACGATCACCAATTTCTACCCCGAACCGCCGAGCTATGGCGGGTTGAACAAGGACAAGCCGCCGAAAATCCCGCTGATGCTCGATTTCCGGCGGCGCGGCGACCTCCTCAACCTCTTCAGCCACATCAACCTGTTCTATCCCAGCGCCCTCCAGCCGAGCCAGTGGCCGCGGGAATCCTCCGGCGAATTCAACCGGGTGACCGAGACCTTCCTCTATTTCATCGACTGGAACGAGATGCAGAACCCTGACATCACCAGCGTCGAATACAACGGGACGTGGTCGCGGGTGACGCCGTGGCTGCCGTGGATGCTGATGGGGCCGAGCGAGGGGCACTGCGTCTATCAGACCTTCATGGGCGCGGTGGATTCGATCGACAAGCTGCCCAATCCGGCGACGGTCGAATATATCCGCGAAAACCATCCCAAGTATCTCGAAGCGCCCGAGAAATGGGAAGAGCCCTCGCTCTCCTCGCTCGAATGGTATGCCCGCCAGCAGAGCCCCGCCCCGCTTCCCGCGAGCGGCGAGATCCCGATGGCGCCGACCGCGGAGCTGCCCGAATGGTGGCAGCGCATGAAGGCCGCGCGCGCGGCCGGACAGGGCGGCTGA
- a CDS encoding chemotaxis protein CheB: MPNTRVMVVDDSAAMRALFCDILDNAKGVDVCAVAKSAEEAREKMDEAKPDVLTLDVEMPGMSGMEFLEEIMATRPMPVIMLSSITQAGTGTAQRALELGAVHCFPKPLHTSREEFNATVEKLGEIVVKAHSGELGPGAGGDATPDSGGAYESDGSVVAIGCGTAGIDAAKRLLAAFPANCPPTVLVIDADAATLDSAVSAMRSSLACEIENVVDGMTLRPGTAYLAYDRSRHVIVEQGEAPVLRLVERDPVNGFRPSADLLLGSLARSGLPVVGGLLPGTGADGAKGLQILSSAKGRAFVQLPADYAPSERYEAVRALGLEVAELKQDALADWILDATAAKPAAA; encoded by the coding sequence ATGCCGAACACACGAGTGATGGTGGTTGACGATTCCGCGGCGATGCGCGCCCTGTTCTGCGACATTCTCGACAATGCGAAAGGCGTCGATGTCTGCGCCGTCGCGAAAAGCGCCGAGGAAGCGCGCGAGAAGATGGACGAGGCGAAGCCCGACGTGCTCACGCTCGATGTCGAAATGCCGGGGATGAGCGGGATGGAATTCCTCGAGGAGATCATGGCGACCCGCCCGATGCCGGTCATCATGCTCTCCAGCATCACCCAGGCCGGGACCGGCACGGCGCAGCGCGCGCTCGAGCTGGGCGCGGTGCACTGCTTTCCCAAGCCGCTCCACACCTCGCGCGAGGAATTCAACGCCACGGTCGAAAAGCTCGGCGAGATCGTGGTCAAGGCGCATAGCGGCGAGCTCGGCCCGGGGGCGGGCGGCGATGCGACGCCGGACTCCGGCGGAGCCTACGAAAGCGACGGCAGCGTGGTCGCGATCGGCTGCGGGACGGCCGGCATCGACGCGGCCAAGCGCCTGCTCGCCGCCTTCCCGGCCAATTGCCCGCCGACCGTGCTCGTCATCGATGCCGACGCCGCCACTCTCGACAGCGCGGTGAGCGCGATGCGCTCCTCGCTCGCCTGCGAGATCGAGAACGTCGTCGACGGCATGACCCTGCGCCCCGGCACGGCCTATCTCGCCTATGACCGATCGCGCCATGTCATCGTCGAACAGGGCGAAGCGCCCGTGCTGCGGCTGGTCGAGCGCGATCCGGTGAACGGCTTTCGCCCCTCGGCCGACCTGCTGCTCGGCTCGCTCGCGCGTTCGGGGTTGCCGGTGGTCGGCGGCCTGCTGCCCGGCACGGGTGCCGACGGGGCGAAGGGGCTGCAGATCCTGAGCTCCGCCAAGGGCCGCGCCTTCGTCCAGCTGCCCGCCGACTATGCCCCGTCGGAACGCTACGAAGCGGTGCGCGCGCTCGGCCTCGAAGTCGCCGAGCTCAAGCAGGACGCGCTCGCCGACTGGATCCTCGATGCGACCGCGGCCAAGCCCGCCGCGGCCTGA
- a CDS encoding aldehyde dehydrogenase family protein produces the protein MDFSNAATPGAAAQAFLARGAQRHFIGGEWIDARAGGHFETRDPASGEVIGRLARGTAEDVDAAVAAARTAFEDGRWSGLVPMERAKVLWNIAEKLEANIDELAELETLDQGKALYVGRWAEIPGAVNQFRYFSGLATKIEGATIPTSINYQPEGKEVFAYTQHLPVGVVGAIVPWNSPLVLTAMKLAPALAAGCTVVLKPAEDTSLTAVRLVELMMEAGLPEGVVNLVTGYGSEAGAALAAHPGVDKIAFTGSTATGRAILDAAKGNLKRVTLELGGKSPVIVMDDADLDAAIPGAANAIYFNGGQVCIAGSRLYAHRSVFDRVVEGVAEAAKGITLGHGLDPATQMGPLVSKRHAAKVADYVADGRKAGASVLVGGETTGPNESFVTPTILTGVSPDMRIVREEVFGPVVVATPFDDFDEVVAAANDSDYGLAAGVWTESLSTATRITRRLQAGTVWINSHAMYDPSLPIGGIKQSGWGRDSGQVAIENYLNLQTVCAVV, from the coding sequence ATGGATTTCTCGAACGCCGCCACGCCGGGCGCCGCCGCGCAGGCTTTCCTCGCACGTGGGGCCCAGCGTCATTTCATAGGCGGAGAGTGGATCGATGCGCGCGCGGGCGGGCATTTCGAAACGCGCGATCCGGCGAGCGGAGAAGTGATCGGGCGGCTTGCGCGCGGGACTGCGGAGGATGTCGATGCTGCGGTCGCCGCCGCGCGCACAGCGTTCGAGGATGGGCGTTGGTCGGGCCTCGTCCCGATGGAGCGCGCCAAGGTGCTCTGGAACATCGCCGAAAAGCTCGAGGCCAATATCGACGAGCTGGCCGAGCTGGAAACACTGGACCAGGGCAAGGCGCTTTATGTCGGGCGCTGGGCGGAGATTCCGGGGGCGGTCAACCAGTTCCGCTATTTCTCCGGCCTCGCGACCAAGATCGAAGGCGCGACCATCCCGACCTCGATCAATTACCAGCCCGAAGGCAAGGAGGTCTTCGCCTACACCCAGCACCTGCCCGTCGGCGTGGTGGGCGCGATCGTGCCGTGGAATTCGCCGCTCGTGCTGACCGCGATGAAGCTCGCCCCCGCGCTCGCCGCCGGGTGCACCGTGGTGCTGAAGCCCGCCGAGGACACTTCGCTTACCGCCGTGCGGCTGGTCGAGCTTATGATGGAGGCGGGGCTGCCCGAAGGCGTGGTGAACCTCGTCACCGGCTACGGTTCGGAAGCGGGCGCGGCGCTCGCGGCGCATCCGGGGGTCGACAAGATCGCCTTCACCGGATCGACCGCGACGGGGCGCGCGATCCTCGATGCGGCGAAGGGCAACCTGAAGCGCGTGACGCTGGAGCTGGGCGGCAAGTCGCCGGTGATCGTGATGGACGACGCCGACCTCGATGCGGCGATTCCGGGCGCGGCGAACGCGATCTATTTCAACGGCGGGCAGGTCTGCATCGCGGGCTCGCGGCTCTACGCGCACCGCTCGGTGTTCGACCGGGTGGTCGAAGGCGTCGCCGAGGCGGCGAAGGGCATCACGCTCGGGCACGGGCTCGACCCCGCGACGCAGATGGGCCCGCTGGTGTCGAAGCGCCACGCGGCCAAGGTCGCGGACTATGTCGCCGACGGGCGCAAGGCGGGCGCGAGCGTGCTGGTCGGCGGCGAGACGACGGGGCCGAACGAAAGCTTCGTCACGCCCACCATCCTCACCGGCGTCTCGCCCGATATGCGGATCGTGCGCGAGGAGGTGTTCGGGCCGGTCGTGGTGGCGACCCCCTTCGACGACTTCGACGAGGTCGTCGCCGCCGCGAACGACAGCGACTACGGCCTCGCCGCGGGGGTGTGGACCGAGAGCCTTTCGACCGCCACCCGCATCACGCGGCGGCTTCAGGCGGGGACGGTGTGGATCAATTCCCACGCCATGTACGACCCCTCGCTCCCCATCGGCGGGATCAAGCAGTCCGGCTGGGGCCGCGACAGCGGGCAGGTCGCGATCGAGAACTACCTCAACCTGCAGACCGTGTGCGCGGTGGTGTGA
- a CDS encoding TonB-dependent receptor — translation MRVSTGFTKAGIRTLGLATVSTLALHTGAALAQDMEEDTDPPENLTRGNAIIVTARTFEEDLQDVPIAVSALEGDALTQRAADDLGDIADNIVGFAFEEFTGLLAQPTIRGQTNLRVTSPVSNVATYLDGIYIQRNYLIDQGLIDLERVEVIKGPQSALYGRNSFAGVINLVSRTPDLDEITGYVRAGIGTDEYYEASGTINIPIVPGKVAVLAHAAYQEFDGTIPNSHPLADEEGCITCGNLGGFERETYQVTLLADLSEAFQFQASYFHTERFQEHVANVSFGTAGLDPYNYNNCSPVGGQNRLYCGELPNTPNYATGATSSPFLGPVPDPRPEGFLIDPRAFGLRGPTDVISAKVDFSPADPLTLTYQFGYTFGNVDGRGSTSRNPLQPVVFGPVVLGALFDSSGSGSEFESFSHDMRVTYESDNIYGFVGVNYSTTSDIESNATETYPVGTLETPGQDDIFFPIGPGEPFPNFFLGRRTFLERDEDILSFYGFLEVSPTDRLNLTFEGRYTIEDRATIDLLTRDPNDPTIQALNPPRDDITEEFFTPRFTASYELTPDNLLYASAARGVKAGGSNGLGVPFEPQQQYARETNWTYEIGSKNYFPEIGLTLNAALFYTDWNDIQTTEVRRLADGTIPTTFFVLSTVTGNVGSVTVKGAEVEGVWQVSDTITFDFGASYNDATYDSGVISQRFGLAGTCDGTVCPTGEVPIGGNQVERTPAFDAYAGLGYRDTFGEDGEFYLRVDGSYQTKQYVDEVNLAWVPDRFLMNLQAGVSFGNINVRAVVQNLLDERYVSNSLFLIGTGGLGSSSYVPIFGLDRTARVTVGYEF, via the coding sequence ATGAGGGTATCCACAGGCTTCACCAAGGCCGGCATCCGCACACTCGGCCTTGCCACCGTTTCCACGCTTGCCCTGCACACCGGCGCGGCGCTCGCGCAGGACATGGAAGAGGACACCGATCCGCCCGAAAACCTCACCCGCGGCAATGCGATCATCGTCACCGCGCGAACCTTCGAGGAAGACCTGCAGGACGTGCCGATCGCGGTCAGCGCGCTCGAAGGCGACGCGCTCACCCAGCGCGCGGCGGACGACCTCGGCGACATCGCGGACAACATCGTGGGCTTCGCATTCGAGGAATTCACCGGCCTGCTCGCCCAGCCGACCATCCGCGGCCAGACGAACCTGCGCGTGACCTCGCCGGTCAGCAATGTCGCGACCTATCTCGACGGCATCTACATCCAGCGAAACTACCTGATCGACCAGGGCCTGATCGATCTCGAACGGGTCGAGGTCATCAAGGGTCCGCAATCAGCGCTCTACGGGCGCAACTCGTTTGCGGGCGTCATCAACCTCGTCAGCCGCACGCCCGATCTCGACGAGATCACCGGCTATGTGCGCGCCGGCATCGGGACGGACGAATATTACGAGGCGAGCGGGACCATCAACATCCCGATCGTGCCGGGCAAGGTCGCCGTGCTCGCCCATGCCGCCTACCAGGAATTCGACGGGACCATCCCCAACAGCCACCCGCTCGCCGACGAGGAAGGCTGCATCACCTGCGGCAATCTCGGCGGGTTCGAGCGCGAGACCTACCAGGTCACGCTGCTCGCCGACCTGTCCGAAGCCTTCCAGTTCCAGGCGAGCTATTTCCACACCGAGCGTTTCCAGGAACACGTCGCCAACGTGTCCTTCGGCACGGCCGGGCTCGACCCCTACAACTACAACAACTGCAGCCCGGTGGGCGGTCAGAACCGGCTCTATTGCGGCGAGCTGCCGAACACGCCGAACTACGCGACCGGGGCGACCTCGAGCCCCTTCCTCGGCCCCGTGCCCGACCCGCGGCCCGAGGGTTTCCTCATCGACCCGCGCGCCTTCGGCCTGAGGGGGCCGACCGACGTCATCAGTGCCAAGGTCGATTTCTCGCCCGCCGACCCGCTCACGCTGACCTACCAGTTCGGCTACACTTTCGGGAATGTCGACGGGCGCGGCTCGACCTCGCGCAACCCGCTGCAGCCGGTGGTCTTCGGGCCGGTCGTGCTCGGCGCGCTGTTCGATTCCTCGGGCTCGGGCAGCGAGTTCGAAAGCTTCAGCCACGATATGCGCGTGACCTATGAAAGCGACAATATCTACGGCTTCGTGGGCGTGAACTATTCGACCACCAGCGACATCGAATCGAACGCGACCGAGACCTATCCGGTCGGCACGCTGGAAACGCCCGGGCAGGACGACATCTTCTTCCCCATCGGCCCGGGCGAGCCCTTCCCGAATTTCTTCCTCGGGCGGCGCACCTTCCTCGAACGCGACGAGGATATCCTGTCGTTCTACGGCTTCCTCGAGGTGAGCCCGACCGACCGGCTCAACCTCACTTTCGAGGGACGCTACACGATCGAGGACCGCGCGACGATCGACCTTCTGACGCGCGATCCGAACGACCCGACGATCCAGGCGCTGAATCCGCCGCGCGACGACATCACGGAGGAATTCTTCACGCCGCGCTTCACCGCGTCCTACGAACTTACGCCCGACAACCTGCTCTACGCCTCGGCCGCGCGCGGGGTGAAGGCGGGCGGTTCCAATGGGCTCGGCGTGCCTTTCGAACCGCAGCAGCAATATGCGCGCGAGACGAACTGGACCTATGAAATCGGCTCGAAGAACTACTTCCCCGAAATCGGCCTGACGCTGAACGCGGCGCTGTTCTACACCGACTGGAACGACATCCAGACGACCGAGGTGCGCCGCCTTGCCGACGGGACGATCCCGACGACCTTCTTCGTCCTCTCGACCGTCACCGGCAATGTCGGCAGCGTCACGGTCAAGGGCGCGGAAGTCGAAGGCGTGTGGCAGGTCAGCGACACGATCACTTTCGATTTCGGCGCGTCCTACAACGACGCGACCTATGACAGCGGGGTGATCTCGCAGCGCTTCGGCCTTGCGGGAACCTGCGACGGGACGGTGTGCCCGACGGGCGAGGTGCCGATCGGCGGCAACCAGGTCGAGCGCACGCCGGCCTTCGATGCCTATGCCGGGCTGGGCTATCGCGACACTTTTGGCGAGGACGGCGAATTCTACCTGCGCGTCGACGGCTCCTACCAGACCAAGCAGTATGTCGACGAGGTCAACCTCGCCTGGGTGCCCGACCGCTTCCTGATGAACCTTCAGGCGGGCGTGAGCTTCGGCAATATCAACGTGCGCGCGGTGGTGCAGAACCTGCTCGACGAACGCTATGTCTCGAACTCGCTGTTCCTGATCGGCACGGGCGGGCTCGGCTCGTCGAGCTACGTGCCCATCTTCGGCCTCGACCGCACCGCGCGGGTCACGGTCGGCTACGAGTTCTGA
- a CDS encoding EAL domain-containing protein, which yields MTEDDRLAHLDRLALGSVSDTAIFDKITRLAATMLACPVSLVSIVEAERQWFIGRTGIEVEETPRDWSFCSVCIARGAPLLVADARAHELFAGSPLVTGEPFIRSYLGIPIASEDGALLGTLCAIGREPDAFSAEHIPALKVLAELAEQCITTHARTLDLSRANASLCELNRVFKQAERAANIGSWRVDLASGTLRWSDQVYAIHGLEPGTPVDVERAVGFYVPEDRATVEAAMNEAIEHGEPFQFEAYVSRPDGERRRVRAVGERIDADGRPESLAGVFRDVTEEHLRNAALKRAAERDRLTGLYNRAVFDRKLAETVRHAGGKPVTVMLLDLDGFKDINDTLGHLVGDTVLAALGDRLLAETRGDVFVARWGGDEFAFLFAPGTRIEQATAFAEKLAEELSEHLELGEDVFAVGATCGIAQMAGEPRRGCASRAEELVRRADLALYHGKRSERGTVQCWSEQIEDAQDARASAIASLASALRSERAFAAYQPIVELDTGRTVSFEALLRMREEDGRVLTAGQVSPALLDPKLSRRVSDFMLERALAEAPRLIALHGPDTRIGLNVTEADLARRANGGGFVDRLMAMVAKSPLAPRNVTIEVTETMLLVDDAGRVREALHRLDAAGFTVALDDFGTGFSSLTHLRDFPIRKVKIDKDFIASIADDHQSRLIVQAIVQMGRSLSMRVVAEGVETEDQARFLRQVGCGHAQGYLFGRPESLAVHEEAHAAAKWRCVG from the coding sequence GTGACCGAAGACGACCGCCTCGCCCATCTCGATCGCCTCGCGCTCGGCAGCGTCAGCGACACAGCGATATTCGACAAGATCACCCGGCTCGCCGCGACCATGCTCGCCTGCCCGGTCAGCCTCGTCTCGATCGTCGAGGCCGAGCGGCAGTGGTTCATCGGCCGCACCGGGATCGAGGTCGAGGAGACCCCGCGCGACTGGTCGTTCTGCTCGGTCTGCATCGCGCGCGGCGCCCCGCTGCTGGTCGCCGACGCGCGGGCCCACGAATTGTTCGCGGGCAGCCCGCTGGTCACGGGCGAGCCTTTCATCCGCTCCTATCTCGGCATTCCGATCGCGAGCGAGGACGGCGCGCTGCTCGGCACGCTGTGCGCGATAGGCCGCGAACCGGACGCTTTTTCGGCCGAGCACATTCCCGCTCTCAAGGTGCTGGCCGAGCTTGCCGAGCAATGCATCACCACCCACGCCCGCACGCTCGACCTCAGCCGCGCGAACGCTTCGCTTTGCGAGCTCAACCGGGTGTTCAAGCAGGCCGAGCGCGCCGCCAATATCGGCTCGTGGCGCGTCGATCTCGCCAGCGGCACGCTGCGCTGGTCGGACCAGGTCTATGCCATTCACGGGCTGGAACCGGGAACGCCGGTCGATGTCGAACGGGCTGTCGGTTTCTACGTCCCCGAGGACCGCGCCACGGTCGAGGCCGCGATGAACGAGGCGATCGAGCACGGCGAGCCGTTCCAGTTCGAAGCCTATGTCAGCCGCCCCGACGGCGAACGCCGCCGGGTGCGCGCGGTAGGGGAACGGATCGACGCGGACGGCAGGCCCGAAAGCCTCGCCGGGGTGTTCCGCGACGTGACCGAAGAGCACCTCAGGAACGCCGCGCTGAAGCGCGCGGCCGAGCGCGACCGGCTGACCGGGCTCTACAACCGCGCGGTGTTCGACCGCAAGCTGGCCGAGACGGTGCGCCATGCGGGCGGAAAGCCGGTGACGGTGATGCTGCTCGACCTCGACGGGTTCAAGGACATCAACGACACGCTCGGCCACCTCGTCGGCGACACCGTGCTCGCCGCGCTCGGCGACCGCCTGCTGGCCGAGACGCGCGGCGATGTCTTCGTCGCGCGCTGGGGCGGGGACGAATTCGCCTTCCTCTTCGCGCCGGGCACGCGGATCGAGCAGGCGACCGCCTTCGCCGAAAAGCTGGCGGAGGAATTGTCCGAACATCTCGAACTGGGCGAAGATGTCTTCGCGGTCGGGGCGACCTGCGGCATCGCGCAAATGGCGGGCGAGCCGCGCCGCGGCTGCGCCAGCCGGGCCGAGGAACTGGTCCGCCGCGCCGACCTTGCGCTTTACCACGGCAAGCGTTCGGAACGCGGCACGGTGCAGTGCTGGAGCGAGCAAATCGAGGATGCGCAGGACGCGCGGGCGAGCGCGATCGCGAGCCTCGCCTCGGCGCTGCGTTCGGAGCGCGCCTTTGCCGCCTACCAGCCGATCGTCGAACTCGATACGGGTCGCACGGTGTCCTTCGAGGCGCTCCTGCGGATGCGCGAGGAAGACGGGCGCGTGCTCACCGCCGGGCAGGTTTCGCCCGCGCTGCTCGATCCGAAACTGTCGCGCCGGGTGTCGGATTTCATGCTCGAACGCGCGCTTGCCGAAGCCCCGCGCCTGATCGCGCTGCACGGGCCGGACACGCGGATCGGGCTGAACGTGACCGAGGCCGATCTGGCCCGCCGCGCGAACGGGGGCGGCTTCGTCGACAGGCTGATGGCGATGGTCGCGAAAAGCCCGCTCGCCCCGCGCAATGTCACGATCGAAGTGACCGAGACGATGTTGCTGGTCGACGATGCGGGCCGCGTGCGCGAGGCGCTCCACCGGCTCGACGCGGCGGGGTTCACCGTCGCGCTCGACGATTTCGGGACGGGGTTCTCCTCGCTTACCCACCTGCGCGACTTTCCCATCCGCAAGGTCAAGATCGACAAGGATTTCATCGCCAGCATCGCCGATGATCACCAGTCGCGGCTGATCGTCCAGGCGATCGTGCAGATGGGGCGCAGCCTCTCGATGCGGGTCGTCGCCGAAGGGGTCGAAACCGAGGACCAGGCGCGCTTCCTGCGCCAGGTCGGCTGCGGCCATGCGCAGGGCTATCTCTTCGGCCGGCCCGAAAGCCTCGCGGTGCATGAGGAAGCGCACGCCGCAGCGAAATGGCGCTGTGTAGGGTAA
- a CDS encoding NAD(P)-dependent oxidoreductase codes for MRIAVFGSTGRTGRLLCERALARGHEVTAHCRNAGKIADLDPAIRRVEGDLSDTAAIARALDGADVAVSALGTTSRKPNTVLSDATKAILAAMEQAGTRHFAAVTSLGCGDSYGQVNSRLMKLIIKTLAKEIWADKERQEEAIMRAGLDYLIVRPGGLTKGEASGEWTELRGGQRSKGKQMIARADVADYILTRCESLPFGNDTVMLV; via the coding sequence ATGAGGATCGCGGTTTTCGGAAGCACCGGGCGCACGGGCCGCCTGCTGTGCGAGCGCGCGCTGGCGCGCGGGCACGAGGTCACGGCGCATTGCCGCAATGCAGGCAAGATCGCCGATCTCGATCCCGCGATCCGGCGCGTCGAAGGCGACTTGTCCGATACCGCCGCCATCGCCCGCGCATTGGACGGCGCGGATGTCGCGGTGAGCGCGCTCGGCACGACCAGCCGCAAGCCGAACACGGTCCTGTCCGATGCGACGAAGGCGATCCTTGCCGCGATGGAGCAGGCGGGCACGCGCCATTTCGCCGCGGTCACCTCGCTCGGCTGCGGGGACTCCTACGGCCAGGTCAACAGCCGCCTGATGAAGCTCATCATAAAGACGCTGGCGAAGGAGATCTGGGCCGACAAGGAGCGGCAGGAAGAGGCGATCATGCGCGCAGGGCTCGACTACCTCATCGTGCGCCCCGGCGGGCTGACAAAAGGCGAGGCGAGCGGGGAATGGACCGAATTGCGCGGCGGCCAGCGCTCGAAAGGCAAGCAGATGATCGCCCGCGCGGACGTCGCCGACTACATCCTCACGCGCTGCGAAAGCCTGCCTTTCGGGAACGACACGGTGATGCTGGTCTGA